GATGGGCAGGGCCGGGTAGGCCGCCTTGGTTTCCTGCATCAAGGCGTAGGTTTCCGCTGGCAGACGGCCTGTGTCCAGGCTGAAGGTTTCAATCGCAGCACCGGACTTGGCGATCAGATCGGTCAGCACCATGTCCTCAGCCCCTAGGCTGTTGGCGAAGACGGCTGGGCTGAATGCGTCGCCGATATGACGTAGCAAGGCCATTGCAGCATCGATTTTGATTTGCAGACTCATGGAATACTCCAGAAAAAAGGCATCAGACTATCAATTTGGTGCCGACAATGGCCAGCATGAGCGCCAATGCGGGGCGCAGGTATCGATCCGAGATTCCGCCGGACAGCTTGCCGCCAAGGTAAATGCCCGGTAGCGAGCCGATCAGCAGTGAGCCCAGGACATGCCAGTCGATATTGCCCAGCCCGGCGTGGCCCAGGCCAGCGACCAGGGTCAAGGGCACGGCATGCGCGATCTCGGTGCCCACCAGCCGCGAGGTGGAAATGAGTGGGTACAGTAAAAACAGGGCTACGGTGCCCAGTGCGCCCGCACCGATCGAGGACAGGGTGACGATGACGCCCAGCACCAGCCCCACGAACAAGGTCATGCCACGGCGCTCGTAATCGGGCAGGGCAAGCCAATCACCCGCATGTTTCTGGGCAAAGGCCAGCAGCTTGCCTTTCAGCAGAATGGCCATGGCTGTGGCGATCAATGCTACACCCAGCGCACGCTTGATCAGGGCATTCAGGGTGCTGATATCAGTGTGGATATGGTGCATGGCCCAGACCGTGACCAGTGCGGCAGGCACGCTGCCCAGCGCCAGCCAGCCAGTGATCTGCCAGTCGATGTTGCGCTGTTTCTGGTGAATATACACGCCACCGGCCTTGGTGATCGCCGCATACAGCAGGTCTGTGCCCACGGCGGTTGCTGGGTTGATGCCAAAATAGAGCAGGATCGGCGTCATCAGTGACCCGCCGCCCACGCCAGTCATGCCGACAATGAAGCCTACGACGAGGCCGGAAACGGTGTAAATCCACTCCATATTGGTGCATGACTCCAGGTGGTTGTTTGGGCGTCAATCAGCGTGATGTGGCTGAGGCCCACCGGCCCTGCCTGATTGGTCGATTGATCGGCCATCTTAAACAATGGGCTTATATGCGCAAAAGAATAATGTGTTACTATTTTATAACCGTGAGCTATTAAATAGAGTGCAAACCCATGAAACTGCAACAACTCCGTTATCTGGTGGAAGTGGCCAGGCAAGGACTGAATGTGTCGGATGCTGCTGAAAAGCTGCACACTTCACAGCCAGGGATCAGCAAGCAGATCCGGTTGTTGGAGGATGAGCTGGGTGTTCAGGTCTTCATCCGCAATGGCAAGCGAGTCGTGGATGTGTCGCCGCCGGGGAAGGAGATTCTGAAGATTGCGGAGCGGATCTTGCGGGAGGCCGCCAACCTGAAACGGGTGGGCGAGGAGTACGCCAACGAATCGGTCGGCAGCCTGACGATCGCGACCACGCATACCCAGGCACGTTATGCGCTGCCAAGCGTCATTCATCAATTTGTCGAGCAGTATCCGAAGGTCAGATTGTCGATCAAGCAGGGCAGTCCAACCCAGATCTGCGAGATGGTGGTGGCAGGGGAGGCAGATATCGCCATTGCCACTGAGGGTATCGAGTTGTTCTCTGAATTGACCATGCTGCCTTGTTATTCGTGGAATCGTAGCGTGGTGGTGCCAGAGGGACACCCGTTGTTGGCGCTGGGGCATGATGTCGCCCTGGAGGAGATCTCAGCCTATCCAATCATCACCTATGACTTCGCCTTTGCGGGGCGATCCAAGATCAACAAAGCGTTCGAGTCGCGTGGCATCACGCCGAATGTGGTGCTGACCGCCATCGATACCGATGTGATCAAGACCTATGTGGGCTTGGGCTTGGGTGTTGGCCTGATCGCGAGCATGGCGTTCGAGCCACAGCGGGATGTCGGCTTGCGGGCCATTGATGCCAGTCACCTGTTCGAGGCCAGTACCACCCGCATCGGCATTCGTCGCGATGCGTACCTGCGTGGCTACACCTATGCATTCATCGAGCTGTTTGCCCCTCACCAGACCCGTGCTACGGTCGAAGCGGCAATGGGGCGGCATGAGGAGTGATGGTCGGCTGACGGAGGATTGTCATCATCCAATGGCATCATGCCGAACAAGGTGTACCATAGGGGCCAAGCTGCGTGATGCCATTGTCCCAGGTTGGGCATAGCAGGCGCGGTTTGTCCTTTGCTGCACTGCATGATGAAAAAAAGTTGGTGGGATGCAGCCAACCCGTTGACAGCTTAAGACCAATCCTTTTAAATTCATCCCATAAGTTACGTTTACGTTAACGTAATAAATGCTGAAATGCCGCGCCAGACGGCGATTGCTGCAATCAATAAAAATCACAGATATATCCACGCCCTATCATACAGAAACACGCATGTTCAGCTTGGGCTGCCAGTGTGGGACTCCAAATAAAAACTCGCTACCCACTGGCTTGCCTGCTACAACAAGTTTGATTAGGCCGCGCACTCTGGCGAGGCCGGTTGAGCTGCTTGCCAGAACAAACGGAAGGATGGAGACATGGATATGCAGCAACCAGCAGGGTTTGCGCGACCTGTATCTACCGGTCGAGCCGACACATTTCCCCGCTTACTGCTTGGGCTGGCCGCCCAACATGGCAGTCACCCCGCGATTCGTGAGAAAGACCTCGGTATCTGGCAGACCTGGACATGGGCGCAAGTAGCGCACGAGGTGCGCATACTGGCTTGCGGGCTGGCCGAGCTGGGTTTCCGACGAGGCGACCGGCTGGGGGTGATCGGGGAC
The genomic region above belongs to Chitinivorax tropicus and contains:
- a CDS encoding sulfite exporter TauE/SafE family protein, producing MEWIYTVSGLVVGFIVGMTGVGGGSLMTPILLYFGINPATAVGTDLLYAAITKAGGVYIHQKQRNIDWQITGWLALGSVPAALVTVWAMHHIHTDISTLNALIKRALGVALIATAMAILLKGKLLAFAQKHAGDWLALPDYERRGMTLFVGLVLGVIVTLSSIGAGALGTVALFLLYPLISTSRLVGTEIAHAVPLTLVAGLGHAGLGNIDWHVLGSLLIGSLPGIYLGGKLSGGISDRYLRPALALMLAIVGTKLIV
- the cysB gene encoding HTH-type transcriptional regulator CysB, translated to MKLQQLRYLVEVARQGLNVSDAAEKLHTSQPGISKQIRLLEDELGVQVFIRNGKRVVDVSPPGKEILKIAERILREAANLKRVGEEYANESVGSLTIATTHTQARYALPSVIHQFVEQYPKVRLSIKQGSPTQICEMVVAGEADIAIATEGIELFSELTMLPCYSWNRSVVVPEGHPLLALGHDVALEEISAYPIITYDFAFAGRSKINKAFESRGITPNVVLTAIDTDVIKTYVGLGLGVGLIASMAFEPQRDVGLRAIDASHLFEASTTRIGIRRDAYLRGYTYAFIELFAPHQTRATVEAAMGRHEE